The Asterias amurensis chromosome 19, ASM3211899v1 genomic interval cgacgaccaattgagctacaattttcacaggtttgttattttatgcaaatgtttagatacaccaagtcggaagattggtctttgacaattgccaatagtgtcatCTGTCTTTAATAGCCTATTGTATAACTATTTCAAACGTGAATGTGAATCTTGTATGGTTAATTTTGACTGTTCGTCATGCTGAATTCAATGCAATTTCCTAGCAGGCGAGATACTGTCCTGGAcccaattgcatggctctgctgCACTGCTGCATGCTGTGTTGGCACAACATGTCTGCACTCTAACTATGTAAGCGAATATCCAAAATGTATAGTGACGATGATGAAGTGCACACCACACGAGCGAGAAATCCCTGCTAACCCGCGAAACATGCTAAGCGCGAACTTCCCTGCTTCCATTAGcaccgtttttgtttttgctaagccatgaaattgggcttctACTTCTACGCTGATACTCGGTATGATCCATAAGACCGGACCTAGAGCAGAGAGTCAAATGGACCTAACTTTGAATGTCATGTCATAAGAATTCAATAAGATATGCCCTAAAAGAGTTGTAAAATAACAGGTGAACAAATTTTGAGCTAAGCCCTTTTTGTCATATTATCAAAATATGATGAAAATCAAACAGATACAATGAAAACTATTAGATTGAATATGTTTTAATTCTGTTAGGCTGATTTCAAATTGTGTCAGCTCTGTGGggttttcacatgtttgtgaGGGACCTTGGACAGTCTAATGTCCGTTCACACGAAGTGCAATATGCAAAATTTCTCAACCATGCTATTAAAAAAGCAAGGGACCTTGCATAAATGTTGTCGTGTAAAGGGGCTTAAAGCTGGTGATCCAGAGGGGTGTGCACGCACTATAGAAAATGACAACTCACCTTTGGGGGGACCTTGGAGTGAattcatcgatgacgtcataaaGGGTTTTTTACCCTCGGTAACTGTTCTTGTTTGCCCTAAAACTACATCCGAACTTGGTGTACCAGACAATGTGGAAATATATGGCGTTACGTCATCTGTCCCTCTTTGGTTTTGTTCGGTACTGAGGGTCTCTGTAGTGTGTTGGTTTATAAAATGTGCCGAAGTTGATGAAAATATCGCAGTTATATCTCCTGAGGGTTCTTTTGAGGGTTCCGTTAGCGGGGCAGACGCGGTGCTACTCGCCAGGATGGTGGTCGAAAGTGACGGATGTGATGTGGCTGGTCCCTCAGTCGATGTTCGTCTCGTAAGGGTAGACAATGTTCTGGAATTTTCAGTGATTTCTGTCGGGTGGTCATTCGTGGTCCCTTGTGAAGACATAGGGGTGCTCTGATTGTTTGTTGTTACGTAACCTGCCCCCAAAAGCACTGTGGTATCAGAATTAGTTGGTATCGCCGTACTAGTAAGTGCACCACCGGTGGTTGCTATAATCTCAGGTCGAGCTGTCGAAGTAACAGGAGCTGTAGTGACAGATCGCCGTTTCCTTTTAAACATCCTGGGAAGAACTTTCCGGTGGCTTCTAGTGATATAATTTGCATCGAGTCCTATCCGAGCCGTTCTAACGTTGTCTTGCATACCGTTTTCACCAACCTGATATTCATTGCTTTCTGTTAAAGGCACCTTTGAAATAACGTAACGTTGGAGCGAGGAGATAAAGAACTGCGGGTGATTTGTCACATTTGACGGCGACACTAAAACTGTCATTGCGTCCATCCCATCTGTGTTCTTCGGAGACAACTCGTCCGTGGAGTTGATTGTACACACCAATGTTAATTTCACAGTAAAAACACCGAGAACAAACAATGAGACCAACAAGAGGATTAAGGCTATGGTCGGTTTAGCAAGCCGGTATCCCCCCTGACGGTAGACGGTCTTTGGTGTGATTTCTTGCGTTTCAGGAGGCACACACCATTCGTGCATTGTTACGAGTCCCACCAAATCACCAAATACAACTGGTGAAATGTTGTTACGCACGGCTCGAAACACTAGCTGATGATAGATacataacaacaaaaaacgCTGCTGGCCGTACTCGAAAACACCCCGACTCTCCAATCGAAGGAAACATGATGTCCATTTTGACCAACAACCCTATCCCCATGTCATAAAATTGCTGTGTCTCAGATAGCATTTAATCCCAGCTCCTTAATGGACAAGTCTATTCTTTTCCCGCGTAAACCGTTCATCTCGTGGAGTGTTCATCTAGTGAAGTGGTTATCGTCCGTGAAGCACTCACGGCGTGGCCTGTGTGTGCACCAGCAATGTCGTATGCGTAGAATCAGCAACCGACAATCGCTGTTCACTCTCCCATCCAACTCTGGTATCTGTGTCAATAAAAATGCTCGGTTGCCGTACAAAGCAACCGCAGCCAAGCGCAACCCTCGAAGAAgcgcaaaattaaaaataataaattacgTGGCATTAATAAAGTCTGGTCGTACGTAGCTTCATGTTAATTTTATAGAAGGGCGGTACTTTGCGCTCGGATACGGAGAGGAAAAGAATCACTATGGCAACGCTTCCACTGTGGAGACAAAGATATATAGCAAGGTTGCCTGACCTTGGGGTGTGGTAATTCCTTTGCACTTTTCCCAGCATGGAAGGTCAAGTATAGTATTCAACTACcccataaaacaataaactagTATTCGACCGCATAGCCAAAAATTTTCTGTATTATAGAGTTGCCATCCCCAATAACTttcctgatttttttaaagacactatttggtaattaatcaatagttgttagcattaaaacgtGCTtggtacgagcaatggagagctgttaaaagtgaggaaacggctccctctttttgagaaagatgtgaTTCACCACTCAAATAATAGTATTTATACTAACTCATCTGTAGGCCcactatgcatctgaaagcaccaactTAACGGAAcatgggtggtttttttttttcatctcatTGTTCTCATGCAAATTTGATGATCAATTGAACCCAACGTTTTACAGgtgttttatgtttatgttgtgGTACACCATgtcagaatactggtctttgacaactaccaaacgcgTTCAGTGCCTTTTAAAGGGGGTTCGTTGCCTTTTAAAATGATTTCccttttgaatcgatttagaagaaatACAAAACTCATCggtgaaaagcactacgacagtggcaatgttgatgtacagaaaagaaaattgCCGACCGTTGGTCTACCTCCCCACCTTCTCGCCTATCGTCTAGGTCAATATGTGCTTAGTCAGGGGTAGCTGAGCACGATACCGCGCTTGGCTTGGGTGATTTTAGCACTTGGCATACAGTTGGTGTTAATTTGGGGACCATGCTTGGCTAGGTTTGGCTGCTGTCTTATAGTTGGTGGCTAATATATCTTAGAAGATGGAAAACAGGTTGTACAAATTAATGTTATTAAATGCTGGATGATCGTGAACAAAATGAGCAGTATTTTGTCACACTTGAACTGCtgcaatatttatttatagttaattTTGATGCCTctatcaaaggcagtggacactactggtattactcaaaataattatttggcataaaaccttacttggtaacgattaatggatagctgttgatattataacacattgtgagaaacattgaagtggtagttttcgagtaaggagtaattttccacgaattggtttcgagacctcagaataagcttttgaggtctcgaaagcacacaacttcatgtcgcatgttttttttctttcattattatctcgcaacttcgacgaacaattgagctcaaagttttacaggtttgttatttgatgcatatgttgagaaacaccaagtgagaccataaccaatgtagtttctgtgcttgcggcagatggtttggagcatccaatcatgtccaacacaacacgttgcctgggatcggttaagttggtctttgaaatgcgtttgtaacggtttgttttaaaatgcatagttagaaagatgtttttgagtgatacttgtgtggatcattatattctacttttaaaatatctttctaatcatatgcattttttaataaacgtttacaaacgcttttcaaataccaactcgaccgatccaaggcaacgttttctttaatgaaacaacattgaaagaagttgtaaaaacttgcacctgctgaacataaataagtaagatgcatttgcagtgacaaaagtctattcaggctagtttgatattttttccattcattattttactaattcataattattatatatgtctctgagaacgatcaacaaaaaacattgaattgtttatcacgttaaataaaccaactgttttattgtttgcaacagtacaattgaaaggaaccccaccatagatgggggaactgcttacagaaggccaaagcaggtgaatggccatttagccctttagtccctgcaccgcccgagtttgctgaaatccaatttctcaagagtcttgcagtaaattactggaatcatagttcaaactttaaaagatagccatggttaatgtgtatgcacaattttttaccctttcggtaatatttgtataaaagttctcatgggaacaataaatgcctctcgttaaacggctacggtaatttttatggcgaatatttttgtgcacggataaaatgaacacaatagcttttcaaggcttttttctgggtcaatgctcatactgattaaatgcgaaggcgttaatttttgacaatatcataaatgatgaacagtttcctgtttactaatgagcgttttatttttcgtaagagctaaattatttcatcatcattagcttcaacaagtcaactgtgaagggagaattaataacgatctataacaactagatatattaacaaatacgtagacctactaatgactatcgagttttcttttgatgttcctttttttctacaaacacaagctagcgaggtttcctcgtaccgcatacagtgtatcgctataatgcggctgggcggtacagcggctaaatgtttagatactttggatacagtacttgctcacttttagagcctctttgttctgattaggatgataatgtttagtttggtagcgggcaggggaccaagaagactgttataaggccatgtaaagacaagaacagtaaagattgctcatcgcactacttctcttcttgcaatgtgaatcatacctgtacaactaggtaaagtagttatgacaaaacaagaactcagtggcttaaagagcatggaaacagtgctatattcttttaacaagcatgctcgtttttgttttttatcaattcaaactaagggataacttcaaaatgcatttt includes:
- the LOC139951417 gene encoding uncharacterized protein encodes the protein MHEWCVPPETQEITPKTVYRQGGYRLAKPTIALILLLVSLFVLGVFTVKLTLVCTINSTDELSPKNTDGMDAMTVLVSPSNVTNHPQFFISSLQRYVISKVPLTESNEYQVGENGMQDNVRTARIGLDANYITRSHRKVLPRMFKRKRRSVTTAPVTSTARPEIIATTGGALTSTAIPTNSDTTVLLGAGYVTTNNQSTPMSSQGTTNDHPTEITENSRTLSTLTRRTSTEGPATSHPSLSTTILASSTASAPLTEPSKEPSGDITAIFSSTSAHFINQHTTETLSTEQNQRGTDDVTPYISTLSGTPSSDVVLGQTRTVTEGKKPFMTSSMNSLQGPPKAKSASQLATTQKVHTYTSFAQLETSPSILIIMPVCVGLALLGLMGAGIKRCLLYRRLGRAAVELKRGSHILHDDKGYTIENPMPKSRRSYMDRQIAKTLNQVNKTQPSSNNSINNPSRDAKVCMEIATVSGGSVGMPSGSLSVPAGSLRRTASERMAPSRKNSFLGDCKCYCHCPLCGQMEVKNGSSTTGTATTQL